The genomic stretch CGTCGGGTTTCCCGGCGATTTCGTCGCGGCCCTCGCGCGCGGCATGGACCTGGCCGACTGCGTGGCGCCGACCCGCATGGGACGCAACGGCGCCGCATTCACGGACGACGGCCAGGTCAACATCCGGAACGCGCGGCACCGCGAGGACGACGCTCCGCTCGACGCGACCTGCGACTGCGAGACCTGCACCACGTTCTCGCGCGGGTACCTGCGGCATCTGTTCGCGGCGGAGGAGCTGCTGGGGCTGAGGTTGCTGTCGCTGCACAACGTGCGGTACCTGATTCGACTCGCCGCGCGCGCCCGGGACGCGATCCTGGCCGGGACCTTCGCAGGGTGGAGCCGCGCGTGGCTCGCCCGCTACGGAAGCAGGGAGCAGGCGTGAGATTGCCATTGTTCGCGATGGTCGGGTCGGGCCAGCAGAGCGGCGGCACGATCTCGGTGTTCGTCCTCCAGATCGCCGCGTTCATCGCGATCTTCTACTTCATCCTGATCCGCCCGCAGCGCCAGCAGCAGAAGCGCCACGAGGAGCTGCTGAAGCAGATCAAGCGCGGCGACGAGGTGGTCACCTCGGGCGGGATGGTCGGCGAGGTGGTGCACGTCAAGGACGACCGCGTGACGATCAAGAGCGGAGAGGCCAAGGTGGTGGTCGAGCGCCGGGCGATCGCGAAGATCAACGCTCCGGCCCAGGAGCCGGCGGCGACGTGAGCCTGCGGCAGCTGCACCTCCTGGGTTCACCCGTGCTGCGGCAGCGTGCGCACGAGGTCGCCGGCGTGGACGCCGGCGTGCGGGCGCTGGTGGCCGACCTGTTCGACACGATGCGCGCGGCGAACGGGGTCGGCCTCGCGTCGAACCAGATCGGCGTGGCGCGACGGGTCGCCGTGGTGTCGGTCGAGGGCGAGGGCGAGCACGTGCTCGTCAATCCCGTCGTCCTCGCCGGCGACGGCAAGCAGGTGGGCGAGGAAGGCTGCCTGTCGATCCCCGACATCTTCGCCGACGTCGAGCGGGCGCAGCACGTGGTGGTCGAGGCGCTGGACGAGGGAGGCGTGCTCCGCCGCATCGAGGCGACCGGCATGCTCGCGCGGGCCATCCAGCACGAGATCGACCACCTCGACGGCATCCTGTTCCTGGACCGGGTGGGACCGCTGAAGCGGCGGCGCCTGCTC from Gemmatimonadales bacterium encodes the following:
- the yajC gene encoding preprotein translocase subunit YajC; the protein is MRLPLFAMVGSGQQSGGTISVFVLQIAAFIAIFYFILIRPQRQQQKRHEELLKQIKRGDEVVTSGGMVGEVVHVKDDRVTIKSGEAKVVVERRAIAKINAPAQEPAAT
- the def gene encoding peptide deformylase is translated as MSLRQLHLLGSPVLRQRAHEVAGVDAGVRALVADLFDTMRAANGVGLASNQIGVARRVAVVSVEGEGEHVLVNPVVLAGDGKQVGEEGCLSIPDIFADVERAQHVVVEALDEGGVLRRIEATGMLARAIQHEIDHLDGILFLDRVGPLKRRRLLADWKKSRKGDTGYLKDVVPEGSAKLG